The nucleotide sequence CAAGGCATTCACTACGCGATACGACAAGGCTTCATTGCCCTGACGGGAAAAGAACACAAAGAAAAGGATTTTTTACTTCCCTTCAAAACAGATGATATACGCCGTTTGCCCATGGCATCCGTGAGTGCCTCAATGGATTGGCTTCTATGGGGCTTAAAGGCGCGTCTGGAACGCTGGGAAGAGACGGATACAGACGACTTAGAATTGGAGACCTCACTTGAAGAAACTCCTTCCACAACATCAATAAAGCTTGAGCACACACAAAATACAGCCATACACTACAAAATCGTTGGTTTGGCTCTTTTATGCGGGCAAAGCCGTGAAGTGCAGCATTTTTTAGAAGATCGGATTGATGAAATAGGAAGTGCGCCGCTCGCCATCCACGCCCAATTAGCGCATTGTCTTGTTATACTGCTTGAAATTACGCAGAACTTTGGCGCTGTGACCGATGCTGCGTGGGTGGAATATAAACACTTTATTGAAGAAGCCTCTAAAGATAAGGATCGCAAAGCGCTTCTGAAAGGGGCAGAAAAAGTGGCGCGTCTCATTGCCCGTAATTCCAAGACAATTTTTCAAGAGAAATACAGCTATCTTCCCGCGGCTATGAACAGCATTTGCCAAGACTACGCAGCCAATAATCTACTTTCAAAAGTTGCCGCTGAAACTGATGTGGCGCCGTCTACCATTACAAGGATGCTCCAAAAGCTGACGGGGGCTTCTTTTTCCGAAGTGCTGGGACAAATCCGAACTACCCGGGCATCTCTGCTTTTGAGAAACACGCAAATATCCGCCTCAGCGATAGCTGTATTGGTAGGCATTGCCGATCAAAGTAATTTCATAAAAATCTTCAAACGCTATCAAGGATGCAGCCCTATTGAATATCGTAGACGATTTAAAAAATCCTTGTAATCGGGTGATCATTTATAAAAAAAACAGACAATCTTAAAGTAGATTTACGAAGAGCAAAATATGAGTTGGAAAAAGTTAAAAGCGCGCTTTCAAGCGTGGTGGCTTCTACAAAAATGCCCCACAGAATTTCTTTGCGACAACTGTAAATATGACTATCCAAGTGCTTGTCACCGACCTGAACGGCCCAATGCGACCCGATGTCCCGATTATCGGCCGCGCTCCTGATAAAACCACACGCTATCTCCACGAATTAGATCAAAAAATGCAGGCTGTGATATACTGCCGCTGACCGGGCGTTCTTTTCTTTTCGAATGTGGGATAGATGCGAGATAAGTACGTTGAAGTGTATCGACCTGCATTTTTCGGGATGGTTATGAACAGTGAAAGACAAAATCAATGAATATTGGAATACTTACAACACCATTATCCAATTATAGTCTGGAAGATATTCTGGATATGATTGAAGATAGCTTTATTGATTCTCTGGAAATACCTGCCCATCCCGGAAGCCCGCACATTGACGCCCTTCAATTGGACAAGAAACGTATCAAAGAGATACGCACAAAATGTGAAGAATCCATGGTTCGTATCAGCGCCTTGGGATACTACACTTGCGACATTAGCCATCCCGAAAAAATGGCAGAGACCCAGGCAATCGCTAAAAAAGTGATCAATGCCGCCGCCGCCTTGGAAGTCCCTGTAGTTTCGATGCTCACCGGATTTCCCGTGCCCGGTATGTCCAATATAGAAACCATCGAAACGGTGTTGCCGAAAGCATTTAAGCCCATCCTTGCACATGCTTCAAAAAAAGGCGTAAAAATTGCTGTGGAAAACTGGTTCCAAACCTGTCTGCAAGGATTAGACAGCTTTGAGGTCTTGTTTGACGCAATTCCTGATGAACATTTTGGACTAAATTATGATCCTTCCCACTTAGTGCACCAAGGTTGTGATTACTTGGAACCGATTTCACTATTTAAAGAACGCCTCTTTCATACCCATGCCAAAGACACGTACATTAATCACGCGGCCCGTGCATGGCAGGGAATTTATTCGGAGGGGTGGTGGCGTTATGTTATCCCCGGGTATGGCAGCATCCATTGGGGTGAATATATCGGTGAATTATTGCATAATGGTTATGATGATGTCTTGAGCATTGAACATGAAGACACCGCATTCACTGATTGGCAAGGTTTCTTTCAGGGCGCCAGTTTTCTTTCACAGTTTTGTTAAAAGAAGCTGGAAAAAGACTATTGATAGGTGACGAAGCAAGGTCATAAAACAATTGACAGTCAATAATATAATTTGAATTGGATTAGTAGTTAAAAAGGAGTTTCTACATGCATAAGCTGGTGTTGATACGACACGGACAGAGTACTTGGAATCTTGACAACCGCTTTACCGGTTGGACAGATGTAGACTTGAGCGATCATGGGCGCATTGAAGCGCAATCGGCCGGAAAAATCCTACGGGAAGAAGGCTACGAATTCGATGTCGTTTATACTTCCGTCTTGAAACGTGCCATCCGTACCATGTGGCATGTTATGGATGAATTGGATCAGATGTGGCTGCCTGTTACGCGCGACTGGCGTTTGAATGAGCGGCATTACGGCGCGCTTCAAGGGTTAAATAAATCCGAAACGGCGGCGAAACATGGGGAAGAGCAAGTGAAAATTTGGCGGCGTTCCTATTCCATCACACCGCCGCCTCTGGAAGAAGACGACCCGCGCAACGCGTCAAAAGATCGGCGTTATAGCCATCTCTCCAAAGCAGAAATTCCCGCCACAGAGAGCCTCAAAGAGACCGTCGCCCGCGTGATCCCTTATTGGAAAGAAAGCATTGCGCCCCAAGTGACCGCGGGGAAACGAGTTCTCATTGTAGCGCATGGCAACAGTCTTCGTGCCTTGGTTAAGTATCTGGACAACATTTCGGAAGAGGATATTATCGGTCTCAACATCCCGACCGGTGTGCCTTTAGTCTATGAATTAGATGAAGCACTCAAGCCCCTCGGGCATCGGTATCTTGGCGACCCTGAAGCCATTCGCAAAGCCATGGACGCTGTTGCCAGTCAGGGCAAAGCACGCTAATCATTCCCTCTGGCAAAAATAAAAAATACAGCAGCAGAGCGTAAATTAACATTACTCTTTGCTGCTGTTTTTTAGTTATTGCTTGCTGCTCGGCTTCTCAAAAGAAAGAATAATATCGGTTGAATCGGGGGAGAGGGGACTTTTGTCATAACCGCCATAGCGGCCTCTTAGGGAGAAACCGGCTTTTTCACCAATACTCTGAAGAAAAGAGGCGATCCAATGTTGTAAAACAAAGGATTCTCTGGTTTCACGCATTCCGGTACTTGAAGCGGAAAGATAGTCAATGGTCAATTGTGTCTGTGTTGCTTCAGGGACAAAGCGCTTTACAGCAACAAGTTTACCCTGTGGCAACTTCGCTTCCTCCGTGCGTATTCTGGGCTGTTGCAACGCTTTTTTTTCATAGTTGAGAGTCTGGGTAATCAATATACCGCCGGGACTTAAGACCTCAAAACTGTTCCGGAAAAAAGTTGCCAGTTTTTCTTTATTGGCCAGTAGACACAGTGAATTGCCTAAGCACACCATAAGCCCAAAAGGGCCATCGCTTGGAAAACACATATCGCCTACACGGTACTGAATCGTCGGCGCGCTGCGATGCTTCTGTGCATGGGCAACCATTTCTGCGCTCAAATCAGAAGCATACACTTGTGCCCCATGTTCCGCAAAAAAAGCGGCATGCAAGCCCAAACCGCAGGCGAGATCTGCAAGGCGTCGGTTGGGCGCTGCAGCGAGCGCCTCAAGAAGAAGAGGTCCTTCTCTCTCAAGTCGCCCGCTGCGATTGCCAAGCACTTCATAAAGTTCAGCTAATTGGAAAGCTGTCATCATTACAATCCGTTTGATTAGCCGAGCATGGCGGCCAAATCAGCTTCAACTTCGTTGATGGGTGTCAAACCGAAGGTATCAACTAGAACCTTAAGCACGTTAGGACCTACGAAAGCGGGGAGGGAGGGTCCAATACGCATGCCTTGAAGGCCAAGGTGCAGCAAGGTCAACAAAATGGCGACTGCTTTTTGTTCGTACCAGCTCAATACAATGGAAAGGGGCAGGTCATTGAGACCGCATTCGAAGGCGTTTGCCAGCGCAGCAGCGATTTGAATGGCGCTATAAGCGTCGTTGCATTGTCCGATATCAAGCAGACGGGGGATACCGCCAATATCACCGAACTCTTGTTTGTTGAAGCGATACTTACCGCAAGCAAGGGTCATGATCACACAGTCATCCGGGACACTGGAGGCAAGATCCGTATAGTAATTGCGCCCTACTTTTGCGCCGTCGCAACCGCCAATAAGGAAGAAGCGGCGAATCTTTCCGGCCTTTACAGCATCAATAACCGCGCCCGCCACATTCATGACCGCATTGTGTCCAAAGCCGATGGTGATAAATTGTTCTTCGCCATCCTCTGTAAATCCCGGGGCAGCGAGAGCAGCTTCAATGACAGGGGCAAAATTGCGGTCGCTGATGTGCATGACGCCCGGCCACTGCACGAGACCACAGGTGTAAATACGGGATTGATAGCTTTGACGCGGCCGTTGAATGCAATTGGTCGTCATTAAGATAGATCCGGGGAAAGCATCAAACTCTTTGGCTTGATTCTGCCAAGCGCTTCCATAGTTGCCCACCAAGTGCTTATATTTTTTGAGTCCGGGATAGGCAAGACAAGGCAGCATTTCACCATGGGTATACACATTGATGCCTTTGCCTTCTGTTTGAATGAGCAAGGCTTCCAGGTCTTTCAGATCATGGCCGGAAACAAGGATGCATTTCCCTTTGATCGGTGTCACGCGCACTTGGGTCGGTTCGGGATGACCATAGGTTCCCGTATTGGCTTGATCCAAGATTTCCATGGTACGCAGATTGACTTCCCCTACCTTCAGCGCACGGGCTACGAGTGCATCGACATCATCAACGCTGCGTGCGAGAAAATCGAGTGTGTCATGGGTGAAGGCATAAACTTCATCATCTTCCACGCCCAAGATACAAGCATGATCAGCATAAGCAGCCATGCCCTTTAATCCGTAGAGGATCAATTCTTGAAGGCCGGCAATATCCTGACCAAAATGTTCAAGTCGGTTTTCAAGACTGATGGAAACACCTTGGCGAACCATTTCTTCACGGGTCGACGCGATTTCCAAGGACGCAGGTCCTTGCGCCGGTTTCGCAGTGCCGTCGCAGGCGTCTACACAGGCTTTGCGCATACGGTCGCGCAGTTCAACGCCTTTTTGAACCATCGTTACGAGCGTATCGGCATCAAAGTTCACATTGGTCACGGTTGTAAACAACGCTTCCATTACAAAGCGGTCTACTTCCGCGTCTTTGATTCCCTGCTGCCTGGCGCAATGAGCGTTTTGGGATACACCTTTGGCTACGTGGATCAGCAAATCTTGCAGAGCAGCGGTTTCCGGATCTTTGCCGCAGACACCATGGGCGGTACATCCCGTGGACTGGGCGGTTTGTTCGCATTGATAACAGAACATCGACATTTCATTCTCCTTTTAGATGTTAGGTGA is from Candidatus Hydrogenedentota bacterium and encodes:
- a CDS encoding helix-turn-helix domain-containing protein; translated protein: MAALSAALPLCIHSGGGLKIEGWGGCAACHWVNATAAGRNACQKSREDAALLSGLRQNTVNFVCHMGLNCVIAVPFKDEPYTLVFGPFIPEGMTQGIHYAIRQGFIALTGKEHKEKDFLLPFKTDDIRRLPMASVSASMDWLLWGLKARLERWEETDTDDLELETSLEETPSTTSIKLEHTQNTAIHYKIVGLALLCGQSREVQHFLEDRIDEIGSAPLAIHAQLAHCLVILLEITQNFGAVTDAAWVEYKHFIEEASKDKDRKALLKGAEKVARLIARNSKTIFQEKYSYLPAAMNSICQDYAANNLLSKVAAETDVAPSTITRMLQKLTGASFSEVLGQIRTTRASLLLRNTQISASAIAVLVGIADQSNFIKIFKRYQGCSPIEYRRRFKKSL
- a CDS encoding sugar phosphate isomerase/epimerase, whose translation is MNIGILTTPLSNYSLEDILDMIEDSFIDSLEIPAHPGSPHIDALQLDKKRIKEIRTKCEESMVRISALGYYTCDISHPEKMAETQAIAKKVINAAAALEVPVVSMLTGFPVPGMSNIETIETVLPKAFKPILAHASKKGVKIAVENWFQTCLQGLDSFEVLFDAIPDEHFGLNYDPSHLVHQGCDYLEPISLFKERLFHTHAKDTYINHAARAWQGIYSEGWWRYVIPGYGSIHWGEYIGELLHNGYDDVLSIEHEDTAFTDWQGFFQGASFLSQFC
- the gpmA gene encoding 2,3-diphosphoglycerate-dependent phosphoglycerate mutase, which gives rise to MHKLVLIRHGQSTWNLDNRFTGWTDVDLSDHGRIEAQSAGKILREEGYEFDVVYTSVLKRAIRTMWHVMDELDQMWLPVTRDWRLNERHYGALQGLNKSETAAKHGEEQVKIWRRSYSITPPPLEEDDPRNASKDRRYSHLSKAEIPATESLKETVARVIPYWKESIAPQVTAGKRVLIVAHGNSLRALVKYLDNISEEDIIGLNIPTGVPLVYELDEALKPLGHRYLGDPEAIRKAMDAVASQGKAR
- a CDS encoding class I SAM-dependent methyltransferase, giving the protein MMTAFQLAELYEVLGNRSGRLEREGPLLLEALAAAPNRRLADLACGLGLHAAFFAEHGAQVYASDLSAEMVAHAQKHRSAPTIQYRVGDMCFPSDGPFGLMVCLGNSLCLLANKEKLATFFRNSFEVLSPGGILITQTLNYEKKALQQPRIRTEEAKLPQGKLVAVKRFVPEATQTQLTIDYLSASSTGMRETRESFVLQHWIASFLQSIGEKAGFSLRGRYGGYDKSPLSPDSTDIILSFEKPSSKQ
- the hcp gene encoding hydroxylamine reductase; translation: MFCYQCEQTAQSTGCTAHGVCGKDPETAALQDLLIHVAKGVSQNAHCARQQGIKDAEVDRFVMEALFTTVTNVNFDADTLVTMVQKGVELRDRMRKACVDACDGTAKPAQGPASLEIASTREEMVRQGVSISLENRLEHFGQDIAGLQELILYGLKGMAAYADHACILGVEDDEVYAFTHDTLDFLARSVDDVDALVARALKVGEVNLRTMEILDQANTGTYGHPEPTQVRVTPIKGKCILVSGHDLKDLEALLIQTEGKGINVYTHGEMLPCLAYPGLKKYKHLVGNYGSAWQNQAKEFDAFPGSILMTTNCIQRPRQSYQSRIYTCGLVQWPGVMHISDRNFAPVIEAALAAPGFTEDGEEQFITIGFGHNAVMNVAGAVIDAVKAGKIRRFFLIGGCDGAKVGRNYYTDLASSVPDDCVIMTLACGKYRFNKQEFGDIGGIPRLLDIGQCNDAYSAIQIAAALANAFECGLNDLPLSIVLSWYEQKAVAILLTLLHLGLQGMRIGPSLPAFVGPNVLKVLVDTFGLTPINEVEADLAAMLG